A window from Candidatus Latescibacterota bacterium encodes these proteins:
- a CDS encoding ABC transporter permease, giving the protein MTTLRMAWRNLWRNGRRTLITGSAIGLGLAAMIFWLGLQNGMNRYLQRSVTSSYLGDAQIHADGYRETREAARVIPNAEAVLARADSLPAVSAASPRLLANGLVAIGDRAAPVELVGIDPARERRVTDWADRLLSGAYPDGPRGALLGRDLADQLEVEPGSRLVLTLADETTGELNSVLLRVAGIVYTGNPFLDKGTLILDRHTLGTALGLPNAMHEIALRLAVNTDQAPVMDAALAPLRAPGLDVAQWLQLSPSLAGIRELQDLYYAITLLVVFAIIALGIVNTLAMSLAERTWEFGVLRAIGTSPGRLAGLIFAEAASLGVIGAALGLALGAVTHAVISRHGLWLGGFQVAGVNFESRVYTELTLPPVLLVAVIFVALSTLTGLSTALRAAHVQPASALREL; this is encoded by the coding sequence ATGACCACTCTCCGCATGGCCTGGCGCAACCTCTGGCGCAATGGACGCCGCACGCTGATCACGGGCAGCGCGATCGGTCTGGGTCTGGCCGCGATGATCTTCTGGCTCGGCCTGCAGAACGGCATGAACCGCTACCTGCAGCGTTCGGTGACGAGTTCCTACCTGGGCGACGCGCAGATCCACGCGGACGGCTACCGCGAGACCCGCGAGGCCGCGCGGGTGATCCCGAACGCCGAGGCGGTGCTCGCCCGCGCGGACTCGCTGCCGGCGGTGAGCGCGGCGAGCCCGCGACTGCTGGCCAACGGGCTCGTCGCCATCGGCGACCGGGCCGCGCCGGTGGAGCTCGTGGGCATCGACCCGGCGCGCGAGCGGCGCGTCACCGACTGGGCCGACCGCCTGCTGAGCGGAGCCTACCCCGATGGTCCCCGCGGCGCGCTGCTGGGCCGGGACCTGGCGGATCAGCTCGAGGTGGAGCCCGGCAGCCGTCTCGTGCTCACGCTGGCCGACGAGACCACGGGCGAGCTGAACAGCGTGCTGCTGCGCGTCGCTGGGATCGTCTACACGGGCAATCCCTTCCTCGACAAGGGCACGCTGATCCTCGACCGCCATACGCTGGGGACGGCCCTGGGCCTGCCGAACGCCATGCACGAGATCGCGCTGCGCCTCGCGGTGAACACCGACCAGGCGCCGGTCATGGACGCCGCGCTCGCGCCCCTGCGCGCGCCGGGCCTGGACGTCGCCCAGTGGCTCCAGCTCTCGCCCTCGCTCGCCGGCATCCGCGAGCTGCAGGACCTCTACTACGCCATCACGCTGCTGGTGGTCTTCGCGATCATCGCGCTGGGCATCGTGAACACGCTGGCGATGTCCCTGGCCGAGCGGACCTGGGAGTTCGGCGTGCTGCGCGCCATCGGCACGAGCCCGGGACGGCTGGCGGGCCTGATCTTCGCCGAGGCGGCGAGCCTCGGGGTGATCGGCGCGGCGCTGGGCCTGGCGCTGGGGGCCGTCACGCATGCCGTGATCTCGCGGCACGGCCTCTGGCTCGGGGGCTTCCAGGTGGCGGGCGTGAACTTCGAGTCGCGAGTCTACACGGAACTCACCCTGCCGCCGGTGCTGCTGGTGGCCGTGATCTTCGTGGCCCTGAGCACGCTGACGGGGCTGAGCACGGCGCTGCGCGCCGCGCACGTGCAGCCGGCCAGCGCGCTGCGGGAACTGTGA
- a CDS encoding ABC transporter ATP-binding protein → MDIVVELKGATRRYVSKGETVLALDHVDLSVTAGEFLALAGPSGSGKSTLLNLVGGLDRPSEGRVIVEGRDLGALSGKALAALRRERLGFVFQSYNLVPVLSAVENVEYVMLIQGRPAAERRARAMEVLQEVGLAGMEHRRPASMSGGQQQRVAVARAIAARPALVLADEPTANLDTATGDALLDLMASLNARYGTTFIFSTHDTRIMERASRLVRLRDGRVASDERHSAVVPA, encoded by the coding sequence ATGGACATCGTCGTCGAACTGAAGGGCGCCACCCGCCGCTACGTGAGCAAGGGCGAGACGGTCCTCGCGCTGGACCACGTCGACCTCAGCGTGACCGCCGGCGAGTTCCTCGCGCTGGCGGGGCCGTCGGGCTCGGGCAAGTCGACCCTGCTCAACCTGGTGGGCGGACTCGATCGGCCGAGCGAGGGGCGCGTGATCGTCGAAGGGCGCGACCTGGGCGCGCTCTCGGGCAAGGCGCTGGCGGCGCTGCGGCGCGAGCGGTTGGGCTTCGTGTTCCAGTCCTACAACCTGGTGCCGGTGCTCAGCGCGGTGGAGAACGTGGAGTACGTCATGCTGATCCAGGGCCGCCCGGCCGCCGAGCGGCGCGCGCGGGCGATGGAGGTGTTGCAGGAGGTGGGGCTGGCGGGCATGGAGCACCGGCGGCCCGCGTCGATGTCGGGCGGGCAGCAGCAGCGCGTGGCGGTGGCGCGGGCCATCGCGGCGCGGCCGGCTCTGGTGCTGGCCGACGAGCCCACGGCCAACCTCGACACGGCCACGGGCGACGCGCTGCTCGACCTGATGGCGTCCCTGAACGCCCGCTACGGAACGACCTTCATCTTCTCCACCCACGACACGCGCATCATGGAGCGCGCGAGCCGGCTGGTGCGCCTGCGCGACGGGCGCGTGGCCAGCGACGAGCGCCACTCCGCGGTGGTGCCGGCGTGA
- a CDS encoding helix-turn-helix transcriptional regulator: MQMNCDPGSALDGLLEPALFKALGDPNRLALLLRLAAAGGPATVGALGGCCARDLSVVSRHLARLRDAGIVSAEKRGREVFYRLNTDLAGTLRAIADALDACCPPNQECDCP, translated from the coding sequence ATGCAAATGAACTGCGACCCCGGAAGCGCCCTCGACGGCCTGCTCGAACCCGCCCTCTTCAAGGCGCTCGGCGACCCGAACCGTCTCGCCCTGCTGCTGCGCCTGGCGGCGGCGGGGGGGCCGGCCACGGTGGGAGCGCTGGGCGGCTGCTGCGCGCGCGACCTCTCCGTGGTCTCGCGGCACCTGGCCCGGCTGCGTGACGCCGGGATCGTCAGCGCCGAGAAGCGGGGCCGCGAAGTCTTCTACCGGCTCAACACCGATCTCGCGGGCACCCTGCGCGCCATCGCGGACGCCCTGGACGCCTGCTGTCCCCCGAATCAGGAGTGCGACTGCCCATGA
- the arsM gene encoding arsenite methyltransferase produces MKHDDEHRSVAEHYGAAIKRGGSCCGDEASASTVAALAGYSEADLAALPADALASSFGCGNPLAFSAVEPGQTVLDLGSGAGVDLILASRKVGPTGRVIGVDMTAAMLEAARANLAAAGVTNVELREGLIEALPVADASVDWVISNCVINLSPDKPRVFAEIARVLKPGGRVQVSDIVAEDLPAALRDSAVARSACLGGAISEAEYRAGLAAAGLADVDVPERLVYSASQLEDMVCELDPGAESAGCGCGCDSGGGGLDAEAAKRVAAAVEGKVWSARFEARKPL; encoded by the coding sequence ATGAAACACGACGACGAACACCGCAGCGTCGCGGAGCACTACGGCGCGGCCATCAAGCGCGGGGGCTCCTGCTGCGGCGACGAGGCCAGCGCGTCCACGGTGGCGGCGCTGGCCGGCTACAGCGAGGCGGATCTCGCCGCGCTGCCCGCCGACGCGCTGGCGAGCAGCTTCGGCTGCGGCAACCCACTGGCCTTCAGCGCCGTCGAGCCGGGCCAGACCGTGCTGGACCTGGGCTCGGGCGCGGGCGTCGATCTGATCCTCGCCTCGCGCAAGGTGGGGCCGACCGGGCGCGTGATCGGCGTCGACATGACCGCCGCCATGCTCGAGGCGGCCCGCGCGAACCTGGCCGCGGCCGGCGTGACCAACGTGGAACTGCGCGAGGGCCTGATCGAGGCGCTGCCCGTGGCGGACGCCTCCGTCGACTGGGTGATCTCCAACTGCGTGATCAACCTGTCGCCAGACAAGCCGCGGGTCTTCGCCGAGATCGCCCGCGTGCTGAAGCCCGGCGGGCGCGTGCAGGTGAGCGACATCGTCGCCGAGGACCTGCCGGCGGCGCTGCGCGACAGCGCGGTGGCGCGCAGCGCCTGCCTGGGCGGGGCCATCAGCGAGGCCGAGTACCGCGCGGGGCTTGCCGCCGCCGGCCTGGCGGACGTGGACGTGCCGGAGCGGCTCGTCTACTCGGCGAGCCAGCTTGAGGACATGGTCTGCGAGCTGGATCCGGGCGCCGAGTCCGCCGGCTGCGGCTGCGGTTGCGACAGCGGCGGGGGCGGGCTCGACGCCGAGGCGGCGAAGCGCGTGGCGGCGGCCGTGGAGGGCAAGGTCTGGAGCGCTCGATTCGAGGCGCGGAAGCCGCTGTGA
- a CDS encoding LapA family protein: protein MRRWLIAVLLVFILLVALQNMGEVTLRFLVWETRVSGVLVYLALFALGFLGGWIAGHVGRRRAAAKVRPAPPSSTPPAAPPAPPSP from the coding sequence ATGCGCCGCTGGCTGATCGCCGTGCTGCTCGTCTTCATCCTGCTCGTGGCCCTGCAGAACATGGGCGAGGTGACGCTGCGCTTCCTCGTGTGGGAGACGCGCGTGTCCGGTGTGCTCGTCTACCTGGCGCTCTTCGCGCTGGGCTTCCTCGGCGGCTGGATCGCCGGGCACGTGGGACGTCGCCGCGCCGCGGCGAAGGTCCGGCCGGCGCCGCCGTCATCGACGCCGCCCGCGGCTCCGCCGGCGCCGCCTTCGCCGTGA
- a CDS encoding GNAT family N-acetyltransferase: MSVRRENFGSGAPWESIVGYSRAVRAGRRVVVTGTVGEGADAYAQATDALAKIAAALARAGGSLADVVRTRIFVTDIARDWEAVGRAHREALGDVMPATTMVQVGALIAPHFVVEIEADAELGLVDVPAPMPADYNDAAVAGLLRAAGLPVPGEDDAPVQMRVLREDGRVLACAGYERHGDFALLRSVAVDAGARGRGLGRALATGVLDELARAGVAAVCLLTLDAAPFFARLGFAPIPRDAVPAPLLASREFALHHCDSAQTLRREL, from the coding sequence GTGAGCGTGCGGCGCGAGAACTTCGGCAGCGGCGCGCCCTGGGAGTCCATCGTCGGCTACTCGCGCGCGGTGCGCGCGGGACGTCGCGTGGTGGTGACGGGCACCGTGGGCGAGGGCGCGGACGCCTACGCCCAGGCCACGGACGCCCTGGCCAAGATCGCCGCCGCGCTGGCCCGCGCGGGCGGCTCGCTGGCCGACGTCGTGCGCACGCGGATCTTCGTCACCGACATCGCGCGCGACTGGGAGGCCGTGGGCCGCGCCCACCGCGAAGCCCTGGGCGACGTGATGCCCGCCACCACCATGGTGCAGGTTGGCGCCCTCATCGCGCCCCACTTCGTGGTGGAGATCGAGGCCGACGCGGAGCTGGGCCTCGTGGACGTCCCCGCGCCCATGCCCGCCGACTACAACGACGCCGCCGTGGCCGGGCTGCTTCGCGCCGCCGGCCTGCCCGTGCCCGGCGAGGACGACGCCCCCGTGCAGATGCGCGTTCTGCGCGAAGACGGCCGCGTGCTCGCCTGTGCCGGCTACGAACGCCACGGCGACTTCGCGCTGCTGCGCTCCGTGGCGGTGGACGCCGGCGCCCGTGGCCGCGGCCTCGGCCGCGCGCTGGCGACGGGCGTGCTCGACGAGCTCGCCCGCGCGGGGGTCGCCGCCGTCTGCCTGCTCACGCTCGACGCGGCGCCCTTCTTCGCTCGACTCGGCTTCGCGCCCATTCCCCGCGACGCCGTGCCGGCGCCGCTGCTGGCGTCGCGGGAGTTCGCGCTTCACCACTGCGACAGCGCGCAGACCCTGCGCCGGGAGCTCTGA
- a CDS encoding S9 family peptidase — protein MDARMFRRLRLAILFVLLPTIAAALTYPPARTVDQVDDYHGSQVADPYRWLEDIGSDEVAAWVAAESAKTSAYLDTIDGRDRLLARFKALSDYPRYSMPSKKAGRYFYSANDGLQNQWVRYWAESLDAEPKVLFDPNTWSEDGTIALAGMDISEDGSRVLFARSSKGSDWVEWQVMDIDTGHVHDELIRWSKGGGKWNADGSGFYYERYPEPAPGEETQAAARSAAVWYHRLGTSQSDDRRIFDLPEHPDWLLGLDMNEERDLGLITVYPRGSMFGLLSLLDLTDPGAKPTPFLQDPEHEYNYVTNVGDRLYFLTTKDAPLGRVIAVDRRHPEEARWETIIPEGRYPLQWVSEVGGALFVGALKDARSQVLRYDLQGRLLADVALPGLGTVRGFRGRRDATETFYSYADFLTPTTLYRYDLATGESSVYRRYEVPVDTSPYTSQQVFCRSVDGVAIPLFLTYRKDLVRNGTNPTMLYGYGGFGVSQQPHFSSTLTAWLDMGGVYALACIRGGGEYGEPWHQAGSLEGRPLTFQDMIACAEWLVDSGYTTPHRLALMGGSQGGMMVGAVVNARPDLFGVSLPLVGVMDMLRFNLWGYGSAWESDYGNPQDPAMFPVLYGYSPYHNLKEGVRYPATMVCTADTDDRVMPAHSFKYAARLQAVQPADGPPVLLRVETRAGHGGGTPLDKSLAEYADLYAFTAQQMGVPIPHWP, from the coding sequence ATGGATGCTCGCATGTTCCGCCGGCTTCGACTCGCGATCCTGTTCGTCCTTCTGCCGACGATCGCGGCCGCGCTCACCTATCCCCCGGCCCGCACCGTGGACCAGGTGGACGACTACCACGGCAGCCAGGTCGCTGATCCCTACCGCTGGCTGGAGGACATCGGCAGCGATGAGGTCGCCGCCTGGGTCGCCGCCGAAAGCGCGAAGACCTCCGCCTACCTGGACACGATCGACGGTCGCGACCGCCTGCTCGCGCGCTTCAAGGCGCTCAGCGACTACCCGCGCTACTCCATGCCCAGCAAGAAGGCCGGCCGCTACTTCTACTCCGCGAACGACGGCCTCCAGAACCAGTGGGTGCGCTACTGGGCCGAGAGCCTCGACGCCGAGCCCAAGGTGCTCTTCGATCCCAACACCTGGAGCGAGGACGGCACCATTGCCCTGGCCGGAATGGACATCTCGGAAGACGGCAGCCGCGTGCTCTTCGCCCGCTCCTCCAAGGGCAGCGACTGGGTCGAGTGGCAGGTGATGGACATCGACACGGGTCACGTCCACGACGAGCTGATCCGCTGGAGCAAGGGCGGCGGCAAGTGGAACGCCGACGGCAGCGGCTTCTACTACGAGCGCTACCCCGAGCCCGCTCCCGGTGAGGAGACACAGGCGGCGGCCCGCAGCGCCGCGGTCTGGTACCACCGGCTGGGCACGTCGCAGAGCGATGATCGCAGGATCTTCGACCTGCCCGAGCATCCCGACTGGCTGCTCGGCCTCGACATGAACGAGGAGCGCGACCTGGGCCTGATCACCGTCTACCCGCGCGGCTCCATGTTCGGGCTGCTCAGCCTGCTCGACCTCACGGACCCCGGCGCCAAGCCCACACCCTTCCTTCAGGACCCGGAGCACGAGTACAACTACGTCACGAACGTCGGCGACCGGCTCTACTTCCTCACCACCAAGGACGCACCGCTCGGCCGCGTAATCGCGGTGGACCGCCGCCATCCCGAGGAGGCGCGCTGGGAGACGATCATCCCCGAAGGCCGCTACCCGCTGCAGTGGGTGAGCGAGGTGGGGGGCGCGCTCTTCGTCGGCGCGCTCAAGGACGCGCGCAGCCAGGTGCTGCGCTACGACCTGCAGGGGCGGCTACTGGCGGACGTGGCGCTGCCCGGTCTCGGCACCGTCCGCGGCTTCCGCGGCCGCAGGGACGCCACCGAGACCTTCTACAGCTATGCGGACTTCCTCACGCCCACGACGCTCTACCGCTACGACCTCGCCACGGGCGAGAGCAGCGTGTATCGCCGCTACGAGGTGCCGGTGGACACGTCGCCCTACACGTCGCAGCAGGTGTTCTGCCGCAGCGTGGACGGCGTGGCCATCCCGCTCTTCCTGACCTATCGCAAGGACCTCGTGCGCAACGGCACCAACCCCACGATGCTCTACGGCTACGGGGGCTTCGGCGTCAGCCAGCAGCCGCACTTCTCGTCGACGCTCACGGCCTGGCTGGACATGGGCGGGGTGTACGCGCTGGCCTGCATCCGCGGCGGCGGCGAGTACGGCGAGCCCTGGCACCAGGCGGGGTCGCTCGAGGGGCGTCCGCTCACGTTTCAGGACATGATCGCCTGCGCCGAATGGCTCGTAGATTCCGGCTACACCACACCCCACCGCCTCGCCCTCATGGGCGGCAGCCAGGGCGGCATGATGGTGGGCGCCGTCGTGAACGCGCGCCCCGACCTCTTCGGCGTGTCCCTGCCGCTCGTCGGCGTGATGGACATGCTCCGCTTCAACCTCTGGGGCTACGGCTCGGCCTGGGAGAGCGACTACGGCAATCCCCAGGACCCGGCGATGTTCCCGGTCCTCTACGGCTACTCGCCCTACCACAACCTGAAGGAGGGCGTGCGCTACCCCGCCACCATGGTCTGCACGGCCGACACCGACGATCGCGTCATGCCCGCCCACAGCTTCAAGTACGCCGCCCGCCTGCAGGCCGTTCAGCCGGCCGATGGCCCGCCCGTCCTGCTCCGTGTGGAGACCCGTGCCGGCCATGGCGGTGGCACGCCGCTGGACAAGTCCCTGGCCGAGTACGCCGATCTCTACGCCTTCACCGCCCAGCAGATGGGGGTACCGATCCCGCACTGGCCCTGA
- a CDS encoding helix-turn-helix transcriptional regulator, producing MSSRRDERRARSRAAILNAAREQIAAGGLAATSTQQVALAAGLSHGALFVHFPRREDLLIAVLDAFAADYRAALGPPTPALEAELDRQLEALAPQETLYAQLLGAEATLPTAARDALRALERDLAGRVAAVFAADRSGGGLRALSPRLVGATWLALLQRALLRGESGAALPTWGPEIRAFLLAVVAP from the coding sequence GTGAGCAGCAGGAGGGACGAGAGAAGGGCGCGCAGTCGCGCGGCCATCCTGAACGCCGCCCGAGAGCAGATCGCCGCGGGGGGCCTGGCGGCCACGAGCACCCAGCAGGTGGCTCTGGCCGCCGGGCTCTCCCACGGCGCCCTGTTCGTCCACTTTCCCCGACGCGAAGACCTCCTCATCGCCGTGCTCGACGCCTTCGCCGCCGACTATCGCGCCGCGCTGGGTCCTCCGACCCCCGCCCTCGAGGCCGAGCTGGACCGTCAGCTCGAGGCGCTGGCGCCGCAAGAGACGCTCTACGCCCAGCTGCTCGGCGCCGAGGCCACCCTGCCGACTGCCGCCCGGGACGCCCTCCGTGCCCTGGAGCGCGACCTCGCCGGCCGCGTGGCTGCGGTCTTCGCCGCGGACCGAAGCGGCGGCGGCCTGCGCGCCCTCTCGCCCCGCCTGGTGGGCGCCACCTGGCTGGCGTTGCTTCAGCGCGCGTTGCTGCGCGGCGAGTCGGGCGCGGCGCTCCCCACCTGGGGACCGGAGATCCGCGCCTTCCTGCTGGCCGTCGTCGCGCCCTGA
- a CDS encoding BatA domain-containing protein — MRVGFLNSVLLFGLLGSLVPLVIHLLERRRLPQLDFPSLRFLRELNRRQMRRLNLQRLLILFLRMLLIALVAFALARPTLTGPLAAIFPEDAPRAIALLIDNSASMQLQTEHGTLAERARARAHEILDGLRPRDEVLVYALEDEPRDLGGGPVSPALAAQLLDRWPDADGGAALRAGLARAMDDLALRPQPQRELYLLSDFAAATQDSAALPPTGELRLFALPLSEDPPPNVGLSALRLPARPVLPGRPFDLAVAARLSGAESADAFPVELDLDGEHRGGFTLTPTAGAPTWRDLSVTLESEGAIVGQWRKKPDRFTPDDALNFTLPVASRLQVLLLASPSAAGGDGTGRLSLAEHVARALDPYQGRRPEAIAVELEQRGIAALTSDLVAGRHLVVLCGGGGLDATRAQILADAVARGGGLVLCPDLDGLPDLARHLLPRIGGPHALEPAGNARETLAALDPDTPIFADFSADHRKVLAEQPLWQSFRTRPGDRDVLARFASGGPALLGWEHERGRIRLLLFDAGPKGGELPYSSMFLPLLQELAQEAAGAARPQLATAGGTLSWALDEDAPPAAAALQVKGPDDVILPVRVDAASFPSHAMATVRRTGIYRLQERRPKGVRELGLAAVNVPPAEGLLAPIPADSLALRLGLPGLQVIGDAAPLEASLHAGRYGKELARTLLILAALIMALELWLSQRAEQR; from the coding sequence GTGCGCGTGGGCTTTCTCAACAGCGTCCTCCTCTTCGGCCTGCTCGGCAGCCTCGTGCCCCTGGTCATTCACCTGCTCGAGCGACGACGTCTCCCCCAGCTCGACTTCCCCAGCCTCCGCTTCCTGCGCGAGCTGAACCGTCGCCAGATGCGGCGTCTCAACCTGCAGCGTCTGCTGATCCTCTTTCTCCGCATGTTGCTGATCGCCCTGGTCGCCTTCGCGCTGGCGCGACCCACCCTGACCGGGCCCCTGGCGGCGATCTTCCCCGAGGACGCGCCCCGCGCCATCGCCCTCCTCATCGACAACAGCGCCAGCATGCAGCTTCAGACCGAACACGGCACCTTGGCGGAGCGCGCGCGCGCACGCGCGCACGAGATCCTCGACGGCCTGCGCCCCCGCGACGAAGTGCTGGTCTACGCCCTCGAAGACGAGCCGAGGGACCTCGGCGGCGGCCCCGTGTCCCCGGCGCTCGCCGCCCAGCTCCTCGACCGCTGGCCCGACGCCGACGGCGGCGCGGCCCTGCGCGCGGGGCTGGCCCGGGCCATGGACGATCTCGCGCTCCGCCCCCAGCCGCAGCGCGAGCTCTACCTGCTGAGCGACTTCGCCGCGGCCACGCAGGACAGCGCCGCGCTGCCTCCGACGGGCGAGCTGCGGCTCTTCGCCCTTCCGCTGAGCGAGGATCCGCCGCCCAACGTGGGGCTGAGCGCCTTGCGCCTGCCCGCCCGGCCGGTGCTGCCGGGACGTCCCTTCGACCTCGCCGTCGCCGCGCGGCTCAGCGGCGCCGAAAGCGCGGACGCCTTTCCCGTGGAGCTCGACCTCGACGGCGAGCACCGCGGCGGCTTCACGCTCACCCCGACCGCGGGCGCGCCCACCTGGCGCGACCTGAGCGTGACCCTGGAGAGCGAAGGCGCCATCGTCGGGCAGTGGCGGAAGAAGCCCGACCGCTTCACCCCGGACGATGCGCTCAACTTCACGCTGCCGGTGGCCTCGCGGCTGCAGGTGCTGCTCCTCGCCAGTCCCAGCGCGGCAGGCGGCGATGGAACTGGCCGGCTATCCCTTGCCGAGCACGTCGCGCGCGCGCTGGATCCCTACCAGGGGCGGCGGCCCGAGGCCATCGCCGTCGAACTCGAACAGCGTGGCATCGCCGCGCTGACCAGCGATCTCGTGGCGGGGCGTCACCTCGTCGTGCTCTGCGGCGGCGGCGGGCTGGACGCCACCCGCGCCCAGATTCTTGCGGATGCGGTCGCGCGCGGCGGCGGCCTGGTGCTGTGCCCCGATCTCGACGGTCTGCCCGACCTCGCGCGCCATCTGCTCCCGCGCATCGGGGGGCCCCACGCGCTCGAACCGGCAGGGAACGCGCGCGAGACGCTCGCGGCGCTCGATCCCGACACGCCGATCTTCGCGGACTTCTCCGCGGATCACCGCAAGGTGCTCGCCGAGCAACCGCTCTGGCAGAGCTTCCGCACGCGCCCGGGGGATCGGGACGTGCTCGCGCGCTTCGCCTCCGGCGGCCCCGCCCTCCTCGGCTGGGAGCACGAGCGCGGCCGCATCCGGCTGCTGCTCTTCGACGCCGGGCCGAAGGGGGGCGAACTGCCCTACTCGTCGATGTTCCTGCCGCTGCTCCAGGAGCTGGCCCAGGAGGCGGCCGGCGCCGCGCGCCCCCAACTCGCCACCGCCGGCGGCACCTTGAGCTGGGCGCTCGACGAGGACGCCCCGCCCGCGGCCGCCGCCCTGCAGGTGAAAGGGCCGGACGACGTCATCCTGCCCGTCAGGGTAGATGCGGCGAGCTTCCCCTCGCATGCCATGGCCACGGTGCGCCGCACCGGCATCTATCGCCTGCAGGAGCGCAGGCCCAAAGGCGTGCGCGAACTCGGCCTGGCGGCGGTCAACGTGCCACCGGCCGAAGGCCTGCTCGCACCGATTCCCGCGGACAGCCTCGCGCTCCGCCTCGGCCTGCCTGGGCTCCAGGTCATCGGCGACGCGGCTCCGCTGGAGGCGTCGCTGCATGCAGGACGCTACGGCAAGGAACTCGCGCGCACGCTACTCATTCTCGCCGCCTTGATCATGGCGCTCGAACTCTGGCTCTCGCAGCGCGCCGAGCAGCGCTGA
- a CDS encoding HNH endonuclease, translated as MAGALERLPETRRAVEAGELPWTKARELVSVATPANETLWLSDAKRLGRRALERKVKASRPRPPKRRQDPPALFAAGEPEARREEAEAAAPLRVTLNFTAEQYARWEALIEQLRKDGQLDSKEELVLDALATRPRGRAKQAATVIIRRCPDCQAKAYITNRGELPAPGGDPPRTLTPALRRTILARDGHRCQGPGCTSTRYLEVHHRKPRANGGTNDPSNLITLCSACHQLHHERGLARTVVAGASARGSP; from the coding sequence ATGGCCGGTGCACTCGAGCGCCTGCCGGAGACACGACGCGCCGTCGAGGCCGGCGAGCTGCCCTGGACCAAGGCGCGGGAGCTCGTCTCGGTGGCGACGCCGGCGAACGAGACCCTCTGGTTGAGCGATGCCAAGCGCCTCGGCCGCCGGGCGCTCGAGCGGAAGGTGAAGGCGAGCCGGCCGCGGCCGCCAAAACGGCGTCAGGATCCTCCGGCGCTGTTCGCGGCGGGCGAGCCCGAAGCGCGCCGCGAGGAGGCCGAAGCCGCCGCGCCCCTGCGCGTCACGCTGAACTTCACGGCCGAGCAGTACGCGCGCTGGGAAGCGCTGATCGAGCAGCTGCGCAAGGACGGGCAGCTAGACTCGAAGGAAGAACTGGTGCTTGACGCGCTCGCCACCCGCCCCCGGGGGCGGGCGAAGCAGGCCGCCACCGTGATCATTCGCCGCTGCCCGGACTGCCAAGCGAAGGCCTACATCACCAACCGTGGCGAACTGCCCGCCCCCGGGGGCGACCCGCCGCGCACGCTCACGCCGGCGCTGCGGCGGACGATCCTCGCCCGCGACGGCCACCGCTGCCAGGGGCCGGGCTGCACGAGCACGCGATACCTCGAAGTACACCACCGGAAGCCCCGCGCGAACGGCGGCACGAACGACCCGAGCAACCTGATCACGCTCTGCAGCGCCTGCCATCAGCTCCATCACGAGCGGGGCCTCGCGCGGACGGTCGTCGCCGGGGCGAGCGCGCGCGGCTCGCCCTGA